DNA from Verrucomicrobiota bacterium:
CGGCGGCGACCGATACGGCAAGTTTCTGCGCCTCGCCCAAAGCGGAAGCCGTCCGCACCGCGCGACCTTCATTCCAGAAAAGCGCGATGGTGCAGATTGGGATTAACACGAGGCCGAAAAGAATGCCCACCAGGCTGTTCTTGATCCGGCTAAACCATGATTCTTCGCTGAATTCAGTAAAAGTATCTTGTGACATAGTTCTCTCTTTCGTAAGCTTAGTTAGCGCTGATGCTCATCTTGAACCCCTTTGCGGAAATACCTTTCAGGCTCTGAGGGTTTTGCGCCCAACGGGTACCGGCCGCAGCGACGGCAATGAAACTCATTACCACACGTGAACAAATTTTCATAGCCTTAGCTTTGCTCCACAATTTCACTTCAGTTATTTCACTGTCAACGCGCTTCATGCGCCTCATTTCCCGGTGGCCGCCAAATCCACGCAGACGAGCTCCCGGTCGTTGCGCGCAAACAGGCATTTTTTCGCAAAGGCCGGGTGACTCCACACCACCGCGCGGCCAAAGGCCTTGTTGCTCGCGTCCAGCACATGGAACCGGCTGATTTCCTCGTACCCTTTCGGTGAAAGCCGGGCGAGCATCAGGTCGCCCAACTCATTGAAGAGGAAAAAGCGATCCTCATGCTTGACCAAAAACGCCGTGCCGTAACGCCCCTTTTTCCCCTCGCCGGTGGTCGGGGCTGTGGTTTGCCAAACGCGTTCGCCATCTTCGCGGCGGATGCACATCAGGGTGCCGGTTTCCACGTCGCAGCCGTAGATATGCTCCCCTTCCAGGAACGGCGTGGCCGTGCCGCTGTAGAGGGCATTCTTCGCCTGGCCTTTCCATACGAGTTCCACGCCGGCCGCGCCCGGCTTGAGCTTGAGCAGCGCGCCCACGAGGCTGTAGCTGGAGACATACAGCAAATCCCCGTCCTGGCGCGGGGCGGCAATGGCCATGCCGTAGCTGGGTTTCAAGGGATAGGACCAGTTCAGCGTGCCGCGCTCAGGATTCAGGCTGTTCAATGAATCGCCATGCCAGAATAATAACTGCGGCTTGCCCTGATGCTCAATCAAGGTGGGCGCGCCATAGCCCGGCGTCGAGGCCGGCAACGCGCGCCAGCGCTCGCGCCCCGTTGCTTTGTCAAATGCCACCAACACCCCGTTGCTCTGTCCCACCGCGCAGATCACCGTGTCCCCGACCATCAGCGGATGCGAGGCGTAACCCCACACCGCGGTCCTGGCGTCGTAATCCTTCGTGAAATCTTTGCTCCATACCACCTGGCCGGAACCTGCGTCCAGACACCAAAAGTTGCCTTCCGCACCCAGTGCATACACCCGATTACCCTCCACCGTGGGAGTACAGCGCGGCCCGCTGCCATAGGCGATCTTGTACGGCCGCGGATATTCATGCAGCCACAACCGCTTGCCGGTAGCCGCATCGAAACACAGGACCCGCTCGACACCGGCCATCTCATCCACATTGAACGAATTATTTTTCGCCTCGCCGGATTGCTTCGCATAATCCATCACATAAACCTTGCCGCCGGCTACCGCCGGACCGCTATAGCCACCGGCTATGGGCGTGCGCCATTTAATGGGCAACCCGGTAGCGGGGAATTGAGTCACCACGCCGGATTCGTGCCAGACGCTGTCACGCCGGGGCCCCATGAACTGGGGCCAATCCTCGCCGATGACTGCGGTCGCCAACAGACAACCCGCGAGTCCAACCCATTTCACATAAATATTGGTCTTCATATAGTATGAGGCTAAATTTACAAACTCGTACTCGTTTTTCCTGGTTGCATCTGAGTTTTCAGGCCGCGCTATTTGGAGGCAGGCGGGCGGCAATCTTCCTTGCTGACATGATGCACCCGCTCGGATTTCTTACCGCCAAGAAAATCAAGTTTAACCTCGGCAAGGTGCTTTTGTTTGGCCGCTTCAAAGTGAATGACCGCATCGTTTCGCTCCAGGGCGAACACCTTGCGTTTGCCATGCTCTTCGAGATCATCCAGCACCTTTCGCATGGCTTCGGCCTTCCGGGCTGGAATCAGCTCCTGGTTCTTCTCGCTCTTGTCAATTTTTTCCATCGCTTTGATCGCGGGGGGAATCTGAGATGCCGGGAGAAAGCCGCTCGCGTTAGGCTTGTAGAGGACCAGGTCGTAGATTTTGTCCGCTGCCGCATCCACGGTCATAACTTGGACCGCACCGCCGCCCGGCACCTCGGTAAGAAAGGTTCTCATGCCCGGCTCACAAACGAGCTGGAACTCACCGCCGGAGGGCAAATCAATCAAGAGCGTCCCATTGGTATCAAAGATCGGAGTTCTCATGAAGAAGCCGGTACGGTAGTGCTGGTGAATGTTGATAAGCGCTTTGCCGGCAGGCGGCGCTGCGATGCGAGGGACGGCCGTCACAATCGTGTCGGCGGCATGGCTTGTCGGTGGAAGGCACAGGACGAATCCGAGACAGAGTGTGAAGAAGTGAATCGTGGTCTGATTGATAAGCAACG
Protein-coding regions in this window:
- a CDS encoding PQQ-binding-like beta-propeller repeat protein: MKTNIYVKWVGLAGCLLATAVIGEDWPQFMGPRRDSVWHESGVVTQFPATGLPIKWRTPIAGGYSGPAVAGGKVYVMDYAKQSGEAKNNSFNVDEMAGVERVLCFDAATGKRLWLHEYPRPYKIAYGSGPRCTPTVEGNRVYALGAEGNFWCLDAGSGQVVWSKDFTKDYDARTAVWGYASHPLMVGDTVICAVGQSNGVLVAFDKATGRERWRALPASTPGYGAPTLIEHQGKPQLLFWHGDSLNSLNPERGTLNWSYPLKPSYGMAIAAPRQDGDLLYVSSYSLVGALLKLKPGAAGVELVWKGQAKNALYSGTATPFLEGEHIYGCDVETGTLMCIRREDGERVWQTTAPTTGEGKKGRYGTAFLVKHEDRFFLFNELGDLMLARLSPKGYEEISRFHVLDASNKAFGRAVVWSHPAFAKKCLFARNDRELVCVDLAATGK